A window of the Xiashengella succiniciproducens genome harbors these coding sequences:
- a CDS encoding prolyl oligopeptidase family serine peptidase, translating into MKNSLIISIIALPMLFACNEQPKRLAYPETSTVDTVDVYFGTEVPDPYRWLEDANSEATKQWVEAQNAVTNDFLAQIPFRNAIKERLSEVWNYATQSVPQKKGDKLFYYRHDGKQNHAVLYVKSIKDSIEKVLIDPNLFSEDGTVSLGSASISPDGKYVAYEKSSGGSDWREVFVRYVETGTDLDDHLKWVKFSALAWDAEGFYYSRYDEPKAGSELSGSNQYQKLFYHKLNTTQAEDKLIYEDKDNPSYMFSGETDDEFNYLFLYVSSSTNGNRLLIKDLKKNSDWKLADPDFDTATGFVGKSRGKILVLTNTDAQRYRLMAIDPANPAVENWKEVIPESDGVLSGVALSKDYIIANYMVDVQSRIKLFNHKGEFIRDLEMPGIATISGITVPKGENRFYFNYTSYTTPSRILIYDIESGELTEDFEPKVDFNPEDYEVKMVFIDAEDGAKVPISIVYKKDIVLDGTNPTLLYGYGGFNVVYPPRFDARLVPWLENGGIYVNAHIRGGGEYGDEWYKAGTKLSKKRVFEDFIIAARYLIDNQYTSSEKLAIYGGSNGGLLVGAVANMEPGLFKVALPAVGVMDMLRYHLFTIGWAWAGDYGRSDDSEEMFGYLYSYSPLHNIPKGDIFPATLVTTADHDDRVVPAHSFKYIAQLQKNYSGNNPVLIRIDTRAGHGAGKPLSMQIEEVADRWAFTLYNMGETYGK; encoded by the coding sequence ATGAAAAACAGTCTAATTATCTCAATTATCGCTTTACCAATGCTTTTTGCATGTAATGAGCAGCCAAAGAGGCTGGCCTACCCTGAGACATCAACGGTCGACACCGTTGATGTGTATTTTGGAACAGAGGTTCCTGATCCCTATAGGTGGCTTGAAGATGCCAATTCCGAAGCTACCAAACAATGGGTTGAAGCCCAGAATGCAGTTACCAATGACTTTCTGGCGCAAATTCCTTTCCGCAATGCAATCAAGGAAAGACTTAGTGAAGTATGGAACTATGCAACCCAGAGTGTACCACAAAAGAAAGGTGACAAACTGTTCTATTACCGTCACGATGGTAAGCAGAACCATGCCGTACTTTATGTTAAAAGCATAAAAGACAGCATAGAGAAGGTGCTGATAGATCCCAACCTCTTTTCTGAAGACGGAACAGTGTCACTGGGCTCAGCATCAATCTCACCTGATGGAAAGTATGTTGCATATGAAAAAAGCAGCGGAGGATCAGACTGGCGTGAAGTATTCGTACGTTATGTTGAAACCGGCACCGACCTGGACGACCATCTGAAATGGGTTAAATTCTCAGCCCTTGCATGGGATGCTGAAGGTTTTTACTATAGTCGATATGACGAACCCAAAGCAGGAAGCGAATTGTCTGGTTCAAACCAGTATCAAAAGCTCTTTTACCACAAACTCAACACAACCCAGGCAGAAGATAAGCTTATTTATGAGGATAAGGATAACCCAAGCTACATGTTTTCAGGTGAGACTGATGATGAGTTCAACTACCTCTTCCTGTATGTAAGCAGCTCGACCAATGGAAACAGGCTCCTAATCAAAGACCTGAAAAAAAATAGCGACTGGAAACTTGCAGATCCGGATTTCGATACCGCAACAGGTTTTGTAGGCAAGTCTCGTGGTAAGATTCTTGTGCTAACCAATACCGACGCTCAGCGTTATCGCCTGATGGCCATTGACCCTGCCAATCCGGCGGTTGAAAACTGGAAGGAAGTGATACCCGAGTCAGATGGTGTGCTCTCCGGAGTTGCGCTAAGTAAGGACTATATCATTGCAAACTACATGGTTGACGTACAATCAAGAATAAAGCTCTTCAACCATAAAGGCGAATTTATAAGAGACCTTGAAATGCCCGGTATTGCAACCATATCAGGCATTACAGTACCCAAGGGCGAAAACAGATTTTACTTCAACTACACCTCTTATACCACCCCATCAAGGATTCTGATTTACGATATAGAGTCGGGTGAACTAACTGAAGATTTCGAGCCTAAGGTTGATTTCAATCCGGAGGACTATGAAGTAAAAATGGTATTTATTGATGCTGAAGATGGAGCAAAAGTACCAATCTCAATAGTTTACAAAAAGGATATAGTTCTGGACGGAACTAACCCAACTCTGCTCTATGGTTATGGCGGTTTTAACGTGGTATATCCACCACGTTTTGACGCACGACTGGTGCCTTGGCTAGAAAATGGCGGTATCTATGTCAACGCCCATATCAGGGGAGGTGGAGAATATGGCGATGAATGGTACAAAGCAGGAACCAAACTCAGCAAAAAGAGGGTCTTTGAAGACTTCATTATCGCAGCCCGCTACCTGATTGACAACCAGTATACCTCTTCCGAAAAGCTTGCAATCTATGGAGGATCCAATGGAGGACTGCTAGTAGGTGCAGTTGCAAATATGGAACCCGGTCTGTTTAAAGTAGCCTTGCCTGCTGTTGGAGTAATGGATATGCTTCGTTATCATCTCTTTACTATAGGATGGGCCTGGGCCGGAGACTATGGACGAAGTGACGACAGTGAGGAAATGTTCGGCTACCTTTACTCCTACTCTCCCCTGCACAATATTCCGAAGGGAGATATATTCCCGGCAACTCTTGTAACCACTGCAGATCATGACGACAGAGTGGTACCTGCACACTCGTTCAAGTATATTGCTCAGTTACAGAAAAACTATAGCGGCAACAACCCGGTGCTGATCAGAATAGATACAAGGGCAGGTCACGGAGCTGGCAAACCCTTGTCCATGCAGATAGAGGAAGTAGCAGACCGATGGGCCTTCACCCTGTATAATATGGGTGAAACATACGGCAAATAG
- the pnp gene encoding polyribonucleotide nucleotidyltransferase, whose product MIKPIEKVIDLGDGRSIVIETGKLAKQADGAVVVRMGNTYLLATVVSAPDAKPGTDFMPLTVEYKEKYSAAGRFPGGFQKREGRASDYEILVSRLIDRALRPLFPDDYHAETYVTVTLISADKESTPDALAGLAASAAIAVSDIPFNGPISEVRVARIGGEWKINPVASLIKDADLDLIVAASYDNIVMVEGEMKEVSEAELLEALKYAHDYIKIQCKAQIELAEMVGKTIKREYNHEDNDEELREKIWKATYDKAYAVAKKANPNKQQRSADFAAVIDEWVAATYEGVDEDEIPADLIKKYYHDVEKEAVRRLMLDEGIRLDGRRMNEIRPIWAEVDCLPGPHGSAIFTRGETQSLTTVTLGTKLDEKIVDDVLNRTTDKFLLHYNFPPFSTNEAKAYRGVGRREIGHGNLALRALKPMLPDNTPYAIRVVSDILESNGSSSMATVCAGTLALMDAGVQIKRPVSGIAMGLITDTKSDKYVVLSDILGDEDHLGDMDFKVTGTEKGITATQMDIKVDGLSYEVLEKALNQAREGRMHILGKITEVIDKPRADYKPHAPRIVEIRIPKEMIGAVIGPGGKIIQEIQATTGTVIAITEEGQQGIVSVAADNKDAIDMALARINGIVAIPEVGKTYTGKVKSIVPFGAFVEILPGKDGLLHISEIDWKRVEKTEDYLKEGQIIDVKLIEIDDKSGKLKLSRKALIPRE is encoded by the coding sequence ATGATTAAACCAATTGAAAAAGTAATCGATCTTGGCGATGGAAGGTCGATAGTAATTGAAACAGGTAAACTGGCCAAACAGGCCGATGGTGCAGTTGTTGTGCGCATGGGAAATACCTATTTGTTGGCAACCGTTGTTTCAGCACCGGACGCAAAACCCGGTACTGATTTTATGCCCTTAACTGTAGAATATAAGGAAAAGTATTCTGCTGCCGGACGTTTTCCGGGCGGCTTTCAAAAGAGAGAAGGTCGTGCATCCGACTATGAAATATTGGTATCAAGGCTTATAGACCGCGCTTTGCGTCCTCTGTTCCCCGATGATTACCATGCAGAAACTTATGTTACCGTGACTTTGATATCGGCTGACAAGGAAAGTACCCCTGATGCTCTTGCTGGACTTGCTGCATCAGCTGCTATTGCCGTTTCCGACATCCCATTCAACGGACCAATCTCAGAAGTTCGTGTTGCAAGAATTGGAGGTGAGTGGAAAATCAACCCAGTTGCTTCGCTGATTAAAGATGCAGATCTTGACCTGATTGTTGCTGCATCTTACGACAATATCGTTATGGTTGAGGGCGAGATGAAGGAAGTATCAGAAGCTGAACTTCTCGAGGCTCTCAAGTATGCACATGATTATATAAAGATTCAATGTAAAGCTCAGATCGAACTTGCTGAGATGGTTGGTAAGACCATAAAAAGGGAATACAACCACGAAGACAACGACGAAGAGCTACGCGAAAAGATCTGGAAGGCAACATACGACAAGGCCTACGCTGTTGCCAAAAAGGCAAATCCCAACAAACAACAACGCAGTGCTGATTTTGCTGCTGTGATTGATGAGTGGGTAGCAGCAACATATGAGGGTGTAGACGAAGATGAGATCCCTGCTGATCTTATAAAGAAATACTACCATGATGTGGAAAAGGAGGCTGTCAGAAGACTTATGCTTGACGAAGGCATCCGTCTTGACGGCCGTCGTATGAATGAAATCAGACCTATCTGGGCTGAAGTTGACTGTCTGCCAGGTCCTCACGGTTCTGCAATCTTTACCCGTGGTGAAACTCAGTCATTGACTACAGTTACCCTTGGTACAAAATTGGACGAGAAGATAGTTGACGATGTACTCAACCGCACAACGGACAAGTTCCTTCTTCACTATAACTTCCCACCGTTCTCAACTAACGAAGCCAAAGCATATCGTGGAGTAGGACGTAGGGAAATTGGTCACGGTAACCTGGCTCTCAGGGCTCTGAAGCCAATGTTACCTGATAATACACCATATGCAATCCGTGTGGTATCAGATATCCTCGAATCAAACGGATCATCTTCAATGGCTACTGTATGTGCCGGTACTCTGGCATTGATGGATGCTGGTGTTCAGATCAAGCGCCCTGTATCAGGTATAGCAATGGGTCTGATCACTGACACCAAGTCAGACAAGTATGTAGTTCTATCTGATATTCTTGGTGATGAGGACCACCTTGGTGATATGGACTTCAAGGTAACCGGTACTGAAAAAGGTATTACCGCAACCCAGATGGATATCAAGGTTGACGGTCTTTCTTACGAAGTACTTGAAAAGGCTCTTAACCAGGCCCGTGAAGGTCGTATGCACATCCTTGGCAAGATTACCGAGGTTATCGACAAACCGCGTGCCGACTACAAGCCTCATGCTCCCCGAATTGTAGAAATCAGGATTCCTAAAGAAATGATCGGTGCCGTAATTGGTCCCGGTGGTAAGATTATCCAGGAAATCCAGGCTACTACCGGAACTGTTATTGCTATTACTGAAGAAGGACAACAAGGTATCGTTAGTGTTGCAGCCGATAACAAGGACGCAATCGATATGGCATTGGCCCGTATCAATGGTATTGTTGCAATTCCTGAAGTTGGCAAGACATACACAGGTAAGGTTAAGTCAATAGTACCTTTCGGTGCTTTCGTTGAAATTCTGCCCGGTAAGGACGGACTGCTGCACATCTCCGAAATAGATTGGAAGCGTGTTGAGAAGACCGAAGACTACCTGAAGGAAGGACAAATAATTGATGTTAAGCTAATTGAAATCGACGATAAATCAGGTAAGCTTAAGCTATCAAGAAAGGCTCTTATCCCACGCGAATAG
- the rpsO gene encoding 30S ribosomal protein S15, which translates to MYLDKQKKEEIFAKYGKSNTDTGSPESQIALFSYRISHLTEHLRANKKDHSTEHALVSLVGKRRRLLNYLKDVDINRYRAIIKELGLRK; encoded by the coding sequence ATGTACTTAGACAAACAGAAAAAAGAAGAGATCTTCGCAAAGTACGGAAAGTCTAATACTGATACTGGTTCTCCAGAGAGCCAGATAGCATTATTTTCTTACCGTATTTCGCATTTGACCGAACACTTAAGGGCAAATAAGAAGGATCATAGCACAGAACACGCATTGGTATCACTTGTTGGTAAACGTCGTAGACTGCTCAACTATCTAAAAGATGTTGATATCAACAGGTATCGTGCAATTATTAAGGAATTAGGTCTGCGTAAGTAA
- a CDS encoding glycoside hydrolase family 28 protein, whose protein sequence is MRKRLIHYPETNAGRPGFMQQPELFLIRIKSVFTVAILCSLISYACSDSVNTDYIYEGLEFDMPKVKEPEIPSYSVSLADMGGVADARTLNTDFFAKAIEHLAQKGGGTLIVPSGIWLTGPIVLQSNINLHLEAGAIIRFSPDFDLYPVIPCNFEGASTYRCQSPISAIDAENISITGSGIIDGNGHSWRPVKIGKVGEWHWADLLASGGALEDNGTYWFPSEEAARGYRLSEGKNLPPFSDIQQFREIRDYLRPVMLSIVNCKKVLLEGVTIQNSPAWAIHPLWCEDLVIRELQVRSPHHAQNGDGIDIESCRNVLVYNNCIDVGDDAICLKSGRDREGRDRGIPSENIVIKNNTVYHGHGGFVIGSEMSGGVRNVHVSDCRFLGTLVGIRFKSTRGRGGIVENIFISDIDMVNIVDDLIRFNMLYNIYTPQADNLIAGGSIIEAEPLSEDTPVFRNISIRGITGNSAGYAAIIRGLPEQKLENIVFKDLNLSGHKGMIIMFSDNVIVDNAIISCDKGAGLALYNCSNVNINNICLQPEARQPQVIVSGPETQQIGFGKNEWIKLRDELLLQNGVDKSSIIWN, encoded by the coding sequence ATGAGAAAGAGATTAATACACTATCCGGAAACAAATGCCGGAAGACCGGGATTTATGCAACAGCCAGAATTATTTTTGATACGAATCAAAAGTGTTTTCACAGTGGCAATACTGTGTTCACTGATATCGTATGCATGTTCAGACTCTGTTAATACTGACTATATCTATGAGGGCCTTGAATTTGATATGCCCAAAGTGAAAGAGCCTGAGATACCTTCGTACAGTGTCAGTTTAGCTGATATGGGAGGGGTGGCTGATGCCAGAACACTAAATACTGACTTTTTCGCAAAAGCAATTGAGCATCTTGCACAAAAAGGGGGTGGCACCCTGATTGTTCCTTCAGGCATTTGGCTTACAGGACCGATAGTATTGCAAAGCAACATTAATCTGCATCTTGAAGCAGGTGCCATAATAAGGTTCAGTCCTGATTTTGACCTATACCCGGTTATTCCATGCAACTTCGAAGGTGCAAGTACATATCGCTGTCAGTCACCTATCAGTGCAATTGATGCAGAAAATATTTCTATTACGGGCAGTGGAATAATTGATGGTAACGGACACTCATGGAGACCCGTCAAGATTGGCAAGGTAGGAGAATGGCACTGGGCAGACCTGCTGGCCTCAGGAGGAGCCCTTGAGGATAACGGCACGTACTGGTTTCCTTCAGAGGAGGCTGCCAGGGGTTACCGTCTTTCAGAGGGTAAGAACCTTCCACCATTTAGTGATATCCAACAGTTTAGGGAAATTAGAGACTACCTGAGACCTGTGATGCTAAGTATAGTGAACTGCAAGAAAGTACTGCTCGAAGGTGTTACAATTCAGAACTCACCAGCTTGGGCCATTCACCCGTTGTGGTGCGAAGATCTGGTTATCAGGGAACTCCAGGTTCGCAGCCCACACCATGCACAAAATGGCGATGGGATTGATATTGAGTCATGTAGAAATGTACTTGTGTACAACAATTGTATTGATGTAGGCGATGATGCCATCTGTCTGAAATCCGGCCGTGACAGAGAAGGCAGGGATCGAGGCATTCCCTCTGAAAACATAGTAATTAAAAACAACACTGTATATCATGGTCATGGTGGCTTTGTAATAGGAAGCGAAATGTCTGGCGGGGTGCGCAATGTCCATGTATCAGATTGTCGATTCCTGGGGACTCTCGTAGGTATAAGGTTTAAGAGTACCCGCGGGAGGGGTGGCATTGTGGAGAACATATTTATATCAGATATCGACATGGTCAACATCGTAGATGACCTGATCAGATTTAATATGCTATATAATATCTATACCCCTCAGGCAGATAATCTGATTGCAGGTGGGAGCATAATAGAAGCTGAACCCCTCTCAGAAGATACTCCTGTTTTCAGAAATATCAGTATTAGGGGAATCACTGGCAATAGTGCAGGCTATGCTGCAATTATCAGGGGATTACCTGAGCAAAAGTTGGAAAACATCGTATTTAAAGACCTGAATCTGAGCGGACATAAAGGTATGATAATTATGTTCTCAGATAATGTGATAGTTGACAATGCTATTATCAGTTGTGATAAAGGTGCTGGTCTGGCATTGTACAATTGCAGCAATGTCAACATAAATAACATCTGTTTACAACCTGAGGCGAGGCAGCCTCAGGTAATAGTCTCAGGACCTGAAACCCAACAAATCGGTTTTGGTAAGAACGAATGGATAAAGCTAAGGGATGAACTTTTGTTGCAAAACGGAGTGGACAAGAGCTCAATTATTTGGAATTAA
- a CDS encoding response regulator, translating to MQKRGFATYFLTAVIAFICAAVRADDPVFYNLNDMFDISLRETTSVITDRHGFVWVSSKTGVLRATDDSYRRYEMPYTTPDVFTLKLVASPNELYAYTNNGQIFIYDEVSDRFKLVLDVRDELDIRFLTVSNMVVDANGTMCLATSRGLIKYNPIDRSILMRFSEIMQVERYSGESLVVARRDGLYVLNNDAVITDTLINTRSLFPRVMSLYYHADKAKVWIGTESSGLLIFDSKDSKLHSVQGIPWQPVLVMEQVSDTTMMIGIDGQGLWEVQSDTYEIINIYKYDIDRKTSLSGNGVYDIHMDKETGRIWVCTFGGGASYFSRELLPVQLINHIPNSPNSLTNNEVNEVLEDAKGNLWFATSNGISRWNPVTDTWTSLYQNHKDHAEVFLSLCEDADGNIWAGTYASGVYLLDGRTGRELAHFHTDRGTHDFNNNFVFDIYRDSRDNIWIVGVRGDIMCYEWSTRTFRNFGEYSVHVIRERSESEMILGVPHGLSLLDTRTGNTEILLSGYLVHDLFLLGDDVWMCTVGGGLVRFNLNTREVMQYTSEAGLPSNFLNSIIYLNGSFWLGTENGVCRFDPGTAQVETFPSGRNLSGMSYNRGAVSIKVDGQLIWGTNQGAVLFDPSRVSQSNSKGKIYVQDILVLGQSIRTGISGGITIPVDNIRNLELNHIHNSLNFEVLPLGEVFGARFSWFLEGIDEDWSTPSGNRTMNYTNLPSGTYKLHIKMYDNSLSTLIDQRIITIVKHPPFWESPWFLVIVSFVLLSAFYFSLKYHINLITQLHSEEKIRFFANTAHDMRSSLTLIKAPIEELSKENLSDKGKRFLDVARDQVAVLSAVISDLMDFQKIDVGKERLVLKKLDLPGFFRKRIAMFDTLALSGGLEISFKTNVEEYISSIDEGKMGKIIDNLLSNAIKYSLRGGQIEVIFNGESSGWKLSVTDHGMGISKNAQKLLFREFYRADNAVNSRIVGSGIGLLITKKYVVLHGGKISCESELNKGSTFTISIPYSNEVTEIAAGEERKVSIIAQEEDQEKSAGRYSVMIVEDNRDLLDFLKEALEDEFTVMTAGDGMEALKIVEEKQPDLVVSDVVMPNMGGFEFCKALKSDYETSHIPVILLTALSDRADQMRGLGLGADDYLIKPFDSTLLKQKIISIINNRIKLRDKLLMLVKDELDEPILSNELNDKFVKRALKVVKDNMSNRDFNKESFAYEMNVSSSLLYKKIKSLTGQSPTDFIRVIRLTHAYELLKSQNLTVTEVSELCGFSSIGYFSTVFRKYYGKAPSDIPKS from the coding sequence ATGCAAAAACGTGGATTCGCAACATATTTTCTTACAGCGGTAATCGCTTTCATTTGTGCTGCTGTCCGCGCTGATGATCCTGTGTTTTACAACCTGAACGATATGTTTGACATAAGTCTCAGGGAGACTACTTCAGTTATTACTGACAGACATGGCTTTGTTTGGGTTTCTTCAAAGACCGGGGTTCTCCGCGCTACCGATGACAGCTATCGAAGGTATGAGATGCCTTATACTACTCCTGACGTGTTTACTCTCAAACTTGTTGCTTCTCCCAACGAGTTATATGCATACACTAATAATGGTCAGATTTTTATATATGATGAAGTAAGCGACAGATTTAAGCTTGTTCTGGACGTGCGTGATGAATTGGATATAAGATTTCTGACGGTATCCAACATGGTAGTAGATGCCAATGGCACCATGTGTTTGGCTACTAGTAGGGGGCTTATAAAGTATAATCCCATTGATCGTTCTATTCTCATGCGTTTTAGCGAGATAATGCAGGTGGAAAGGTACAGTGGTGAATCCCTGGTAGTAGCGCGCAGAGATGGATTGTATGTATTGAATAATGATGCTGTTATAACAGATACACTTATAAATACCAGATCGCTGTTTCCGCGGGTAATGAGCCTCTATTATCATGCAGATAAGGCAAAGGTCTGGATAGGAACTGAATCTTCAGGACTTTTGATTTTTGATTCCAAAGATTCGAAGCTCCACTCGGTCCAAGGGATTCCCTGGCAGCCAGTCCTTGTTATGGAGCAGGTCAGTGATACTACAATGATGATTGGTATTGATGGCCAGGGCTTATGGGAGGTACAGTCAGATACATATGAAATTATCAATATATATAAGTATGATATAGATCGTAAAACATCGCTGAGCGGTAACGGGGTTTACGATATTCATATGGATAAAGAAACGGGCCGCATCTGGGTCTGTACTTTTGGGGGCGGGGCTTCTTACTTTAGCAGGGAACTCTTGCCTGTGCAGTTGATCAATCACATTCCCAATAGTCCTAATTCTCTGACAAACAATGAGGTTAATGAGGTGCTTGAAGATGCAAAGGGAAATCTATGGTTTGCCACATCCAACGGCATAAGCCGTTGGAATCCTGTTACAGATACATGGACATCACTGTATCAGAATCATAAGGATCATGCTGAAGTTTTTCTTTCACTATGCGAAGATGCTGACGGTAATATCTGGGCGGGAACTTATGCATCCGGAGTTTACCTGCTTGACGGTCGCACAGGAAGGGAATTGGCCCATTTTCATACAGACAGGGGGACTCATGATTTCAACAATAACTTTGTTTTTGATATCTACAGGGATAGCAGGGATAATATCTGGATAGTTGGAGTACGTGGGGATATAATGTGCTATGAATGGAGTACCCGCACATTCCGTAATTTCGGTGAGTATTCGGTACATGTAATCAGGGAACGATCAGAGTCGGAAATGATTCTTGGTGTTCCTCACGGACTGAGTCTGCTGGATACGAGAACAGGCAATACTGAGATCCTGCTTTCCGGCTATCTGGTACATGATCTCTTTCTGCTGGGAGACGACGTATGGATGTGTACTGTTGGAGGCGGACTGGTAAGGTTCAATCTTAATACGAGGGAGGTCATGCAGTATACTTCGGAGGCTGGACTTCCTTCCAATTTCCTAAACTCAATAATCTATCTCAACGGATCTTTCTGGTTGGGTACCGAGAATGGCGTATGCCGTTTTGATCCCGGAACAGCTCAGGTTGAAACCTTCCCTTCGGGGAGAAATCTTTCCGGGATGTCGTACAATAGGGGTGCGGTATCAATCAAAGTTGACGGGCAACTTATATGGGGAACCAATCAGGGCGCGGTTTTATTTGATCCTTCCAGGGTTTCACAGTCCAATTCGAAAGGCAAGATCTATGTACAGGATATTTTGGTGTTGGGACAGTCAATACGCACTGGTATCAGTGGAGGAATCACAATTCCTGTAGATAATATCAGAAACCTTGAACTGAATCATATTCACAACTCACTCAATTTTGAGGTGCTGCCCTTGGGAGAAGTATTTGGAGCAAGGTTTTCATGGTTTCTTGAAGGCATAGATGAAGATTGGAGTACTCCATCGGGCAACAGAACGATGAACTATACCAACCTTCCTTCAGGTACGTATAAATTACATATCAAGATGTACGATAACTCCCTGTCCACCCTTATCGACCAGAGAATTATCACCATAGTAAAGCACCCACCTTTCTGGGAGTCCCCATGGTTTCTTGTAATTGTAAGTTTTGTGCTCTTAAGTGCCTTTTATTTTTCACTCAAGTATCATATTAACCTGATTACCCAACTACACTCAGAAGAAAAGATCAGATTTTTTGCAAATACTGCGCACGACATGAGATCCTCGCTAACACTTATAAAGGCGCCAATAGAGGAACTTAGCAAAGAGAACCTGAGCGACAAGGGAAAACGCTTCCTTGACGTTGCCCGGGATCAGGTGGCCGTATTAAGTGCTGTAATTAGTGATCTTATGGATTTCCAGAAAATCGATGTTGGCAAAGAAAGGTTGGTACTTAAGAAGCTTGATCTTCCCGGATTCTTCAGGAAAAGGATTGCGATGTTTGATACCCTTGCTTTATCTGGTGGGCTGGAGATTAGCTTCAAGACCAATGTAGAGGAATACATTAGCTCCATTGACGAGGGCAAGATGGGTAAGATTATTGATAACCTGTTGTCAAATGCTATCAAGTACTCTTTGCGAGGAGGTCAGATTGAAGTAATTTTCAATGGAGAGTCTTCGGGTTGGAAACTCAGTGTCACAGACCATGGTATGGGTATCAGCAAAAATGCCCAGAAACTGCTATTCAGGGAGTTTTACAGAGCTGATAATGCAGTTAACTCAAGAATCGTTGGTTCCGGAATAGGTTTGCTAATTACCAAGAAGTACGTTGTACTTCATGGTGGAAAGATTAGCTGCGAAAGTGAACTAAATAAGGGTAGTACTTTTACAATTTCCATTCCTTATAGTAATGAAGTAACCGAGATTGCTGCAGGAGAAGAGCGTAAAGTAAGTATTATAGCCCAGGAAGAGGATCAGGAAAAGAGTGCCGGCAGATATAGTGTTATGATAGTTGAAGATAATAGGGATCTGCTCGATTTCCTTAAGGAGGCTCTGGAGGATGAATTCACTGTTATGACGGCTGGTGATGGCATGGAGGCTCTGAAGATAGTTGAGGAGAAACAGCCCGATCTGGTTGTTTCTGATGTAGTAATGCCTAACATGGGTGGCTTTGAGTTTTGTAAGGCACTAAAGTCTGATTATGAGACCTCTCATATTCCGGTAATTCTGCTTACTGCATTGTCAGACAGGGCTGATCAGATGCGAGGTCTTGGACTGGGTGCGGACGACTACCTGATCAAGCCTTTTGACAGCACCTTGCTCAAGCAGAAAATAATCTCAATTATCAACAACAGAATCAAACTTAGGGATAAGTTGCTGATGCTGGTAAAGGACGAACTTGACGAACCTATTCTCAGTAATGAGCTTAACGACAAGTTTGTCAAAAGAGCATTGAAAGTTGTCAAGGACAATATGTCTAATCGCGACTTCAATAAGGAATCCTTTGCTTATGAGATGAATGTAAGCTCATCTCTGTTGTACAAGAAAATAAAGAGTCTTACCGGACAATCTCCCACTGACTTTATACGGGTGATACGACTGACCCATGCTTATGAACTGCTGAAATCACAAAACCTTACAGTTACTGAGGTCAGTGAGCTATGCGGTTTTTCAAGCATAGGCTATTTCAGTACAGTATTCAGAAAGTACTATGGCAAAGCGCCTTCTGACATACCCAAATCCTGA